In Astyanax mexicanus isolate ESR-SI-001 chromosome 25, AstMex3_surface, whole genome shotgun sequence, a genomic segment contains:
- the LOC111197087 gene encoding mucin-22 isoform X7: MESGTTAADESTTALTAESTVVSSVEPSTSPTFEQTTDFTTDATMESGTTAADESTTALTAESTVVSSVEPSTSPTFEQTTDLTTDATMESGTTAADESTTALTAESTVVSSIEPSTSPTFEQTTDLTTDATMESGTTAADESTTALTAESTVVSSVEPSTSPTFEQTTDLTTDATMESGTTAADESTTALTAESTVVSSIEPSTSPTFEQTTDFTTDATMESGTTAADESTTALTAESTVVSSIEPSTSPTFEQTTDFTTDATMESGTTAADESTTALTAESTVVSSVEPSTSPTFEQTTDFTTDATMESGTTAADESTTALTAESTVVSSVEPSTSPTFEQTTDFTTDATMESGTTAADESTTALTAESTVVSSIEPSTSPTFEQTTDFTTDATMESGTTAADESTTALTAESTIVSSVELSTSPTFEQTTDFTTDVTMESGTTAADESTTALTAESTVVSSVEPNTSPTFEQTTDLTKDATMESGTTAADESTTALTAESTVVSSVEPSTSPTFEQTTGLTTDATMESGTTAADESTTALTAESTVVSSEEPSTSPTFEQTTVSAKETTLESGTTSSDESTTALTAESTIVSSEEPSTSPTFEQTTDLTKDATMESGTTAADESTTALTAESTLVSSVEPSTSPTFEQTTDFTTDATMDSGITAADESTTALTAESTIVSSVEPSTSPTFEQTTGLTTDATMESGTTAADESTTALTAESTLVSSVEPSTSPTFEQTTDFTTDATMDSGITAADESTTALTAESTIVSSVEPSTSPTFEQTTGLTTDATMESGTTAADESTTALTAESTVVSSEEPSTSPTFEQTRVFATETTMESGTTSTDETTTALKAESTIVSSVEPSTSPTFEQTTVFATETTMESGTTSTHESTTALTADTTTVSSVEPNTSPTFKQTTVSATETTMESETTSTVESTTALTTDSTVVSSVQPSTSPTFEQTTVSATETTMKSGATSTVESTTALTTESTVVSSVETSTSPTFKQTSDFTTETTTGSTMESSTVTSIKPSTKSPTSVAKVASNGGLETTQPNTPTASTEAAVVTKQISFTTSETFNADLLVSTSSTFINRAASVKSEFEPVFKQAFSTFIRLNVLGFKAGSIITNLNLEFSASLPSDNNIVDTVLNAKTSFAITQASVTTAATATPTPETTTTTTTTTTPPPTTTTTSTTTTTTTTTPPPTTTTTPSTTTTATTTPTPTRPPPAVALTIVINQVYEVALSDTNSNQFKVLATIVQAAMDLVYKAQYGALFIMTKVKGFRPGATRATDIETDLELIFNENSTKPLPSSTDVVSTLKEAISNPSSGFNLAVDPAKIVVVSAPQTIPVIFQTNGTFVSALSDSTSTLFGNRSLAIKQELEPFFTVDYPAAFSQLVMTNFSNGGLSLTLIQNHMDLYFGASATLPNSTQIANTLVRAAKNNTLPFMIFTSQITVNGTVISSGEISSKISLFTAAFMVTLSLLLTRYS; the protein is encoded by the exons ATGGAATCAG GTACAACTGCAGCTGATGAATCAACTACAGCTTTGACAGCTGAGTCTACAGTAGTTTCCAGTGTGGAACCAAGTACAAGTCCAACATTTGAACAAACTACAGACTTTACAACAGATGCCACCATGGAGTCAGGTACAACTGCAGCTGATGAATCAACTACAGCTTTGACAGCTGAGTCTACAGTAGTTTCCAGTGTGGAACCAAGTACAAGTCCAACATTTGAACAAACTACAGACTTGACAACAGATGCCACCATGGAATCAGGTACAACTGCAGCTGATGAATCAACTACAGCTTTGACAGCTGAGTCTACTGTAGTTTCCAGCATAGAACCAAGTACAAGTCCAACATTTGAACAAACTACAGACTTGACAACAGATGCCACCATGGAATCAGGTACAACTGCAGCTGATGAATCAACTACAGCTTTGACAGCTGAGTCTACAGTAGTTTCCAGTGTGGAACCAAGTACAAGTCCAACATTTGAACAAACTACAGACTTGACAACAGATGCCACCATGGAATCAGGTACAACTGCAGCTGATGAATCAACTACAGCTTTGACAGCTGAGTCTACAGTAGTTTCCAGCATAGAACCAAGTACAAGTCCAACATTTGAACAAACTACAGACTTTACAACAGATGCCACCATGGAATCAGGTACAACTGCAGCTGATGAATCAACTACAGCTTTGACAGCTGAGTCTACAGTAGTTTCCAGCATAGAACCAAGCACAAGTCCAACATTTGAACAAACTACAGACTTTACAACAGATGCCACCATGGAGTCAGGTACAACTGCAGCTGATGAATCAACTACAGCTTTGACAGCTGAGTCTACAGTAGTTTCCAGTGTGGAACCAAGTACAAGTCCAACATTTGAACAAACTACAGACTTTACAACAGATGCCACCATGGAGTCAGGTACAACTGCAGCTGATGAATCAACTACAGCTTTGACAGCTGAGTCTACAGTAGTTTCCAGTGTGGAACCAAGTACGAGTCCAACATTTGAACAAACTACAGACTTTACAACAGATGCCACCATGGAATCAGGTACAACTGCAGCTGATGAATCAACTACAGCTTTGACAGCTGAGTCTACAGTAGTTTCCAGCATAGAACCAAGTACGAGTCCAACATTTGAACAAACTACAGACTTTACAACAGATGCCACCATGGAATCAGGTACAACTGCAGCTGATGAATCAACTACAGCTTTGACAGCTGAGTCTACAATAGTTTCCAGTGTGGAACTAAGTACAAGTCCAACttttgaacaaactacagattttACAACAGATGTCACCATGGAATCAGGTACAACTGCAGCTGATGAATCAACTACAGCTTTGACAGCTGAGTCTACAGTAGTTTCGAGTGTGGAACCAAATACAAGTCCAACATTTGAACAAACTACAGACTTGACAAAAGATGCCACCATGGAATCAGGTACAACTGCAGCTGATGAATCAACTACAGCTTTGACAGCTGAGTCTACAGTAGTTTCCAGTGTGGAACCAAGTACAAGTCCAACATTTGAACAAACTACAGGCTTGACAACAGATGCCACCATGGAATCAGGTACAACTGCAGCTGATGAGTCAACTACAGCTTTGACAGCTGAGTCTACAGTAGTTTCCAGTGAAGAACCAAGTACAAGTCCAACATTTGAACAAACTACAGTCTCTGCAAAAGAAACTACTTTGGAATCAGGAACAACTTCATCTGATGAATCAACTACAGCTTTGACAGCTGAGTCTACAATAGTTTCCAGTGAGGAACCAAGTACAAGTCCAACATTTGAACAAACTACAGACTTGACAAAAGATGCCACCATGGAATCAGGTACAACTGCAGCTGATGAATCAACTACAGCTTTGACAGCTGAGTCTACATTAGTTTCCAGCGTAGAACCAAGTACAAGTCCAACatttgaacaaactacagattttACAACAGATGCCACCATGGATTCAGGTATAACTGCAGCTGATGAATCAACAACAGCTTTGACGGCTGAGTCTACAATAGTTTCCAGCGTAGAACCAAGTACAAGTCCAACATTTGAACAAACTACAGGCTTGACAACAGATGCCACCATGGAATCAGGTACAACTGCAGCTGATGAATCAACTACAGCTTTGACAGCTGAGTCTACATTAGTTTCCAGCGTAGAACCAAGTACAAGTCCAACatttgaacaaactacagattttACAACAGATGCCACCATGGATTCAGGTATAACTGCAGCTGATGAATCAACAACAGCTTTGACGGCTGAGTCTACAATAGTTTCCAGCGTAGAACCAAGTACAAGTCCAACATTTGAACAAACTACAGGCTTGACAACAGATGCCACCATGGAATCAGGTACAACTGCAGCTGATGAATCAACTACAGCTTTGACAGCTGAGTCTACAGTAGTTTCCAGTGAAGAACCAAGTACAAGTCCAACATTTGAACAAACTAGAGTCTTTGCAACAGAAACTACTATGGAATCAGGTACAACTTCAACTGATGAAACAACTACAGCTTTGAAAGCTGAGTCTACAATAGTTTCCAGTGTGGAACCAAGTACAAGTCCAACATTTGAACAAACTACAGTCTTTGCAACAGAAACTACTATGGAATCAGGTACAACTTCAACTCATGAATCAACTACAGCTTTGACAGCTGACACTACAACAGTTTCCAGTGTGGAACCAAATACAAGtccaacatttaaacaaactacaGTCTCTGCAACAGAAACTACCATGGAATCAGAAACAACTTCAACTGTTGAATCAACTACAGCTTTGACAACTGACTCTACAGTAGTTTCCAGTGTTCAACCAAGTACAAGTCCAACATTTGAACAAACTACAGTCTCTGCAACAGAAACTACCATGAAATCAGGAGCAACTTCAACTGTTGAATCAACTACAGCTTTGACAACTGAGTCTACAGTAGTTTCCAGTGTGGAAACAAGTACAAGtccaacatttaaacaaacttcAGACTTTACAACAGAAACTACAACAGGTTCTACCATGGAGTCAAGTACCGTTACAAGCATCAAACCATCAACAAAATCACCAACAAGTGTTGCAAAAGTAGCTTCAAATGGCGGATTGGAAACAACTCAACCCAACACCCCTACAG CCTCTACAGAAGCAGCAGTTGTCACAAAGCAAATCAGCTTTACCACCTCTGAAACGTTTAACGCTGACCTATTAGTCTCAACTTCATCTACCTTCATCAACAGAGCAGCAAGTGTGAAATCAGAG tttGAACCTGTATTTAAGCAAGCATTCAGTACCTTCATCAGGCTAAATGTCCTTGGTTTTAA GGCTGGATCAATCATCACTAATCTGAATTTGGAGTTCAGTGCTAGTCTACCCAGTGACAACAACATCGTTGACACTGTGCTCAATGCAAAAACAAGTTTTGCTATTACACAGGCTTCAG TGACTACAGCTGCTACAGCAACTCCAACACCAGAAACAACTACAACAACTACGACAACAACTACACCCCCTCCTACAACTACAaccacttctactactactactactactactactacaccccctcctacaactactactacaccCTCTACTACAACAACGGCTACGACTACACCTACACCAACACGTCCCCCACCAGCTGTTGCTCTAACAATTGTCATTAATCAAGTGTACGAAGTGGCACTGAGTGACACAAACAGCAATCAGTTCAAAGTCCTGGCTACTATAGTGCAAGCAGCA ATGGACCTGGTTTACAAAGCCCAGTACGGAGCTCTGTTCATCATGACTAAAGTTAAAGGATTTAG ACCAGGAGCTACTCGCGCAACAGACATAGAAACAGACCTGGAGCTGATATTCAATGAGAACTCCACAAAGCCTCTTCCATCCTCCACCGACGTGGTGAGCACCCTAAAAGAGGCTATATCAAACCCAAGCTCAGGCTTCAACTTGGCGGTGGACCCTGCCAAGATTGTTGTTGTCA GTGCACCGCAGACCATTCCTGTGATTTTCCAAACAAATGGCACATTTGTGTcggctctctcagactccaccTCAACTTTATTCGGCAACAGGTCATTAGCGATTAAACAGGAG CTTGAGCCTTTTTTCACTGTTGATTATCCTGCAGCATTTAGTCAGCTGGTAATGACAAATTTCAG CAATGGAGGTCTGAGCCTTACACTGATCCAGAACCACATGGACCTGTATTTTGGTGCCTCGGCTACACTTCCCAACAGCACCCAGATCGCAAACACCTTAGTTAGAGCAGCTAAAAACAACACCCTCCCCTTCATGATCTTTACCTCACAGATCACAGTGAATGGAACGG TGATATCTTCAGGAGAAATCAGCAGCAAGATCAGCCTGTTCACGGCAGCCTTCATGGTGACCTTATCACTTCTGCTCACACGGTACagctaa
- the LOC111197087 gene encoding mucin-5AC isoform X6 — MKEKALAGLCILLVSVTGIYMQTTTEQTTDFTTDATMESGTTASVQSTTALTAESTVVSSVEPSTSPTFEQTTDLTTDATMESGTTAADESTTALTAESTVVSSVEPSTSPTFEQTIDFTTDATTESGTTAADESTTALTAESTVVSSVEPSTSPTFEQTTDFTTDATMESGTTAADESTTALTAESTVVSSVEPSTSPTFEQTTDLTTDATMESGTTAADESTTALTAESTVVSSIEPSTSPTFEQTTDLTTDATMESGTTAADESTTALTAESTVVSSVEPSTSPTFEQTTDLTTDATMESGTTAADESTTALTAESTVVSSIEPSTSPTFEQTTDFTTDATMESGTTAADESTTALTAESTVVSSIEPSTSPTFEQTTDFTTDATMESGTTAADESTTALTAESTVVSSVEPSTSPTFEQTTDFTTDATMESGTTAADESTTALTAESTVVSSVEPSTSPTFEQTTDFTTDATMESGTTAADESTTALTAESTVVSSIEPSTSPTFEQTTDFTTDATMESGTTAADESTTALTAESTVVSSVEPSTSPTFEQTTGLTTDATMESGTTAADESTTALTAESTVVSSEEPSTSPTFEQTTVSAKETTLESGTTSSDESTTALTAESTIVSSEEPSTSPTFEQTTDLTKDATMESGTTAADESTTALTAESTLVSSVEPSTSPTFEQTTDFTTDATMDSGITAADESTTALTAESTIVSSVEPSTSPTFEQTTGLTTDATMESGTTAADESTTALTAESTLVSSVEPSTSPTFEQTTDFTTDATMDSGITAADESTTALTAESTIVSSVEPSTSPTFEQTTGLTTDATMESGTTAADESTTALTAESTVVSSEEPSTSPTFEQTRVFATETTMESGTTSTDETTTALKAESTIVSSVEPSTSPTFEQTTVFATETTMESGTTSTHESTTALTADTTTVSSVEPNTSPTFKQTTVSATETTMESETTSTVESTTALTTDSTVVSSVQPSTSPTFEQTTVSATETTMKSGATSTVESTTALTTESTVVSSVETSTSPTFKQTSDFTTETTTGSTMESSTVTSIKPSTKSPTSVAKVASNGGLETTQPNTPTASTEAAVVTKQISFTTSETFNADLLVSTSSTFINRAASVKSEFEPVFKQAFSTFIRLNVLGFKAGSIITNLNLEFSASLPSDNNIVDTVLNAKTSFAITQASVTTAATATPTPETTTTTTTTTTPPPTTTTTSTTTTTTTTTPPPTTTTTPSTTTTATTTPTPTRPPPAVALTIVINQVYEVALSDTNSNQFKVLATIVQAAMDLVYKAQYGALFIMTKVKGFRPGATRATDIETDLELIFNENSTKPLPSSTDVVSTLKEAISNPSSGFNLAVDPAKIVVVSAPQTIPVIFQTNGTFVSALSDSTSTLFGNRSLAIKQELEPFFTVDYPAAFSQLVMTNFSNGGLSLTLIQNHMDLYFGASATLPNSTQIANTLVRAAKNNTLPFMIFTSQITVNGTVISSGEISSKISLFTAAFMVTLSLLLTRYS; from the exons ATGAAAGAAAAAGCCTTGGCTGGATTATGTATATTACTGG TCTCAGTAACAGGTATTTACATGCAAACAAccactgaacaaactacagacttTACAACAGATGCCACCATGGAATCAGGGACAACTGCATCTGTTCAATCAACAACAGCTTTGACAGCTGAGTCCACAGTAGTTTCCAGTGTGGAACCAAGTACAAGTCCAACATTTGAACAAACTACAGACTTGACAACAGATGCCACCATGGAGTCAGGTACAACTGCAGCTGATGAATCAACTACAGCTTTGACAGCTGAGTCTACAGTAGTTTCCAGTGTGGAACCAAGTACAAGTCCAACATTTGAACAAACTATAGACTTTACAACAGATGCCACCACGGAGTCAG GTACAACTGCAGCTGATGAATCAACTACAGCTTTGACAGCTGAGTCTACAGTAGTTTCCAGTGTGGAACCAAGTACAAGTCCAACATTTGAACAAACTACAGACTTTACAACAGATGCCACCATGGAGTCAGGTACAACTGCAGCTGATGAATCAACTACAGCTTTGACAGCTGAGTCTACAGTAGTTTCCAGTGTGGAACCAAGTACAAGTCCAACATTTGAACAAACTACAGACTTGACAACAGATGCCACCATGGAATCAGGTACAACTGCAGCTGATGAATCAACTACAGCTTTGACAGCTGAGTCTACTGTAGTTTCCAGCATAGAACCAAGTACAAGTCCAACATTTGAACAAACTACAGACTTGACAACAGATGCCACCATGGAATCAGGTACAACTGCAGCTGATGAATCAACTACAGCTTTGACAGCTGAGTCTACAGTAGTTTCCAGTGTGGAACCAAGTACAAGTCCAACATTTGAACAAACTACAGACTTGACAACAGATGCCACCATGGAATCAGGTACAACTGCAGCTGATGAATCAACTACAGCTTTGACAGCTGAGTCTACAGTAGTTTCCAGCATAGAACCAAGTACAAGTCCAACATTTGAACAAACTACAGACTTTACAACAGATGCCACCATGGAATCAGGTACAACTGCAGCTGATGAATCAACTACAGCTTTGACAGCTGAGTCTACAGTAGTTTCCAGCATAGAACCAAGCACAAGTCCAACATTTGAACAAACTACAGACTTTACAACAGATGCCACCATGGAGTCAGGTACAACTGCAGCTGATGAATCAACTACAGCTTTGACAGCTGAGTCTACAGTAGTTTCCAGTGTGGAACCAAGTACAAGTCCAACATTTGAACAAACTACAGACTTTACAACAGATGCCACCATGGAGTCAGGTACAACTGCAGCTGATGAATCAACTACAGCTTTGACAGCTGAGTCTACAGTAGTTTCCAGTGTGGAACCAAGTACGAGTCCAACATTTGAACAAACTACAGACTTTACAACAGATGCCACCATGGAATCAGGTACAACTGCAGCTGATGAATCAACTACAGCTTTGACAGCTGAGTCTACAGTAGTTTCCAGCATAGAACCAAGTACGAGTCCAACATTTGAACAAACTACAGACTTTACAACAGATGCCACCATGGAATCAG GTACAACTGCAGCTGATGAATCAACTACAGCTTTGACAGCTGAGTCTACAGTAGTTTCCAGTGTGGAACCAAGTACAAGTCCAACATTTGAACAAACTACAGGCTTGACAACAGATGCCACCATGGAATCAGGTACAACTGCAGCTGATGAGTCAACTACAGCTTTGACAGCTGAGTCTACAGTAGTTTCCAGTGAAGAACCAAGTACAAGTCCAACATTTGAACAAACTACAGTCTCTGCAAAAGAAACTACTTTGGAATCAGGAACAACTTCATCTGATGAATCAACTACAGCTTTGACAGCTGAGTCTACAATAGTTTCCAGTGAGGAACCAAGTACAAGTCCAACATTTGAACAAACTACAGACTTGACAAAAGATGCCACCATGGAATCAGGTACAACTGCAGCTGATGAATCAACTACAGCTTTGACAGCTGAGTCTACATTAGTTTCCAGCGTAGAACCAAGTACAAGTCCAACatttgaacaaactacagattttACAACAGATGCCACCATGGATTCAGGTATAACTGCAGCTGATGAATCAACAACAGCTTTGACGGCTGAGTCTACAATAGTTTCCAGCGTAGAACCAAGTACAAGTCCAACATTTGAACAAACTACAGGCTTGACAACAGATGCCACCATGGAATCAGGTACAACTGCAGCTGATGAATCAACTACAGCTTTGACAGCTGAGTCTACATTAGTTTCCAGCGTAGAACCAAGTACAAGTCCAACatttgaacaaactacagattttACAACAGATGCCACCATGGATTCAGGTATAACTGCAGCTGATGAATCAACAACAGCTTTGACGGCTGAGTCTACAATAGTTTCCAGCGTAGAACCAAGTACAAGTCCAACATTTGAACAAACTACAGGCTTGACAACAGATGCCACCATGGAATCAGGTACAACTGCAGCTGATGAATCAACTACAGCTTTGACAGCTGAGTCTACAGTAGTTTCCAGTGAAGAACCAAGTACAAGTCCAACATTTGAACAAACTAGAGTCTTTGCAACAGAAACTACTATGGAATCAGGTACAACTTCAACTGATGAAACAACTACAGCTTTGAAAGCTGAGTCTACAATAGTTTCCAGTGTGGAACCAAGTACAAGTCCAACATTTGAACAAACTACAGTCTTTGCAACAGAAACTACTATGGAATCAGGTACAACTTCAACTCATGAATCAACTACAGCTTTGACAGCTGACACTACAACAGTTTCCAGTGTGGAACCAAATACAAGtccaacatttaaacaaactacaGTCTCTGCAACAGAAACTACCATGGAATCAGAAACAACTTCAACTGTTGAATCAACTACAGCTTTGACAACTGACTCTACAGTAGTTTCCAGTGTTCAACCAAGTACAAGTCCAACATTTGAACAAACTACAGTCTCTGCAACAGAAACTACCATGAAATCAGGAGCAACTTCAACTGTTGAATCAACTACAGCTTTGACAACTGAGTCTACAGTAGTTTCCAGTGTGGAAACAAGTACAAGtccaacatttaaacaaacttcAGACTTTACAACAGAAACTACAACAGGTTCTACCATGGAGTCAAGTACCGTTACAAGCATCAAACCATCAACAAAATCACCAACAAGTGTTGCAAAAGTAGCTTCAAATGGCGGATTGGAAACAACTCAACCCAACACCCCTACAG CCTCTACAGAAGCAGCAGTTGTCACAAAGCAAATCAGCTTTACCACCTCTGAAACGTTTAACGCTGACCTATTAGTCTCAACTTCATCTACCTTCATCAACAGAGCAGCAAGTGTGAAATCAGAG tttGAACCTGTATTTAAGCAAGCATTCAGTACCTTCATCAGGCTAAATGTCCTTGGTTTTAA GGCTGGATCAATCATCACTAATCTGAATTTGGAGTTCAGTGCTAGTCTACCCAGTGACAACAACATCGTTGACACTGTGCTCAATGCAAAAACAAGTTTTGCTATTACACAGGCTTCAG TGACTACAGCTGCTACAGCAACTCCAACACCAGAAACAACTACAACAACTACGACAACAACTACACCCCCTCCTACAACTACAaccacttctactactactactactactactactacaccccctcctacaactactactacaccCTCTACTACAACAACGGCTACGACTACACCTACACCAACACGTCCCCCACCAGCTGTTGCTCTAACAATTGTCATTAATCAAGTGTACGAAGTGGCACTGAGTGACACAAACAGCAATCAGTTCAAAGTCCTGGCTACTATAGTGCAAGCAGCA ATGGACCTGGTTTACAAAGCCCAGTACGGAGCTCTGTTCATCATGACTAAAGTTAAAGGATTTAG ACCAGGAGCTACTCGCGCAACAGACATAGAAACAGACCTGGAGCTGATATTCAATGAGAACTCCACAAAGCCTCTTCCATCCTCCACCGACGTGGTGAGCACCCTAAAAGAGGCTATATCAAACCCAAGCTCAGGCTTCAACTTGGCGGTGGACCCTGCCAAGATTGTTGTTGTCA GTGCACCGCAGACCATTCCTGTGATTTTCCAAACAAATGGCACATTTGTGTcggctctctcagactccaccTCAACTTTATTCGGCAACAGGTCATTAGCGATTAAACAGGAG CTTGAGCCTTTTTTCACTGTTGATTATCCTGCAGCATTTAGTCAGCTGGTAATGACAAATTTCAG CAATGGAGGTCTGAGCCTTACACTGATCCAGAACCACATGGACCTGTATTTTGGTGCCTCGGCTACACTTCCCAACAGCACCCAGATCGCAAACACCTTAGTTAGAGCAGCTAAAAACAACACCCTCCCCTTCATGATCTTTACCTCACAGATCACAGTGAATGGAACGG TGATATCTTCAGGAGAAATCAGCAGCAAGATCAGCCTGTTCACGGCAGCCTTCATGGTGACCTTATCACTTCTGCTCACACGGTACagctaa
- the LOC111197087 gene encoding uncharacterized protein LOC111197087 isoform X27 → MESGTTAADESTTALTAESTVVSSEEPSTSPTFEQTRVFATETTMESGTTSTDETTTALKAESTIVSSVEPSTSPTFEQTTVFATETTMESGTTSTHESTTALTADTTTVSSVEPNTSPTFKQTTVSATETTMESETTSTVESTTALTTDSTVVSSVQPSTSPTFEQTTVSATETTMKSGATSTVESTTALTTESTVVSSVETSTSPTFKQTSDFTTETTTGSTMESSTVTSIKPSTKSPTSVAKVASNGGLETTQPNTPTASTEAAVVTKQISFTTSETFNADLLVSTSSTFINRAASVKSEFEPVFKQAFSTFIRLNVLGFKAGSIITNLNLEFSASLPSDNNIVDTVLNAKTSFAITQASVTTAATATPTPETTTTTTTTTTPPPTTTTTSTTTTTTTTTPPPTTTTTPSTTTTATTTPTPTRPPPAVALTIVINQVYEVALSDTNSNQFKVLATIVQAAMDLVYKAQYGALFIMTKVKGFRPGATRATDIETDLELIFNENSTKPLPSSTDVVSTLKEAISNPSSGFNLAVDPAKIVVVSAPQTIPVIFQTNGTFVSALSDSTSTLFGNRSLAIKQELEPFFTVDYPAAFSQLVMTNFSNGGLSLTLIQNHMDLYFGASATLPNSTQIANTLVRAAKNNTLPFMIFTSQITVNGTVISSGEISSKISLFTAAFMVTLSLLLTRYS, encoded by the exons ATGGAATCAG GTACAACTGCAGCTGATGAATCAACTACAGCTTTGACAGCTGAGTCTACAGTAGTTTCCAGTGAAGAACCAAGTACAAGTCCAACATTTGAACAAACTAGAGTCTTTGCAACAGAAACTACTATGGAATCAGGTACAACTTCAACTGATGAAACAACTACAGCTTTGAAAGCTGAGTCTACAATAGTTTCCAGTGTGGAACCAAGTACAAGTCCAACATTTGAACAAACTACAGTCTTTGCAACAGAAACTACTATGGAATCAGGTACAACTTCAACTCATGAATCAACTACAGCTTTGACAGCTGACACTACAACAGTTTCCAGTGTGGAACCAAATACAAGtccaacatttaaacaaactacaGTCTCTGCAACAGAAACTACCATGGAATCAGAAACAACTTCAACTGTTGAATCAACTACAGCTTTGACAACTGACTCTACAGTAGTTTCCAGTGTTCAACCAAGTACAAGTCCAACATTTGAACAAACTACAGTCTCTGCAACAGAAACTACCATGAAATCAGGAGCAACTTCAACTGTTGAATCAACTACAGCTTTGACAACTGAGTCTACAGTAGTTTCCAGTGTGGAAACAAGTACAAGtccaacatttaaacaaacttcAGACTTTACAACAGAAACTACAACAGGTTCTACCATGGAGTCAAGTACCGTTACAAGCATCAAACCATCAACAAAATCACCAACAAGTGTTGCAAAAGTAGCTTCAAATGGCGGATTGGAAACAACTCAACCCAACACCCCTACAG CCTCTACAGAAGCAGCAGTTGTCACAAAGCAAATCAGCTTTACCACCTCTGAAACGTTTAACGCTGACCTATTAGTCTCAACTTCATCTACCTTCATCAACAGAGCAGCAAGTGTGAAATCAGAG tttGAACCTGTATTTAAGCAAGCATTCAGTACCTTCATCAGGCTAAATGTCCTTGGTTTTAA GGCTGGATCAATCATCACTAATCTGAATTTGGAGTTCAGTGCTAGTCTACCCAGTGACAACAACATCGTTGACACTGTGCTCAATGCAAAAACAAGTTTTGCTATTACACAGGCTTCAG TGACTACAGCTGCTACAGCAACTCCAACACCAGAAACAACTACAACAACTACGACAACAACTACACCCCCTCCTACAACTACAaccacttctactactactactactactactactacaccccctcctacaactactactacaccCTCTACTACAACAACGGCTACGACTACACCTACACCAACACGTCCCCCACCAGCTGTTGCTCTAACAATTGTCATTAATCAAGTGTACGAAGTGGCACTGAGTGACACAAACAGCAATCAGTTCAAAGTCCTGGCTACTATAGTGCAAGCAGCA ATGGACCTGGTTTACAAAGCCCAGTACGGAGCTCTGTTCATCATGACTAAAGTTAAAGGATTTAG ACCAGGAGCTACTCGCGCAACAGACATAGAAACAGACCTGGAGCTGATATTCAATGAGAACTCCACAAAGCCTCTTCCATCCTCCACCGACGTGGTGAGCACCCTAAAAGAGGCTATATCAAACCCAAGCTCAGGCTTCAACTTGGCGGTGGACCCTGCCAAGATTGTTGTTGTCA GTGCACCGCAGACCATTCCTGTGATTTTCCAAACAAATGGCACATTTGTGTcggctctctcagactccaccTCAACTTTATTCGGCAACAGGTCATTAGCGATTAAACAGGAG CTTGAGCCTTTTTTCACTGTTGATTATCCTGCAGCATTTAGTCAGCTGGTAATGACAAATTTCAG CAATGGAGGTCTGAGCCTTACACTGATCCAGAACCACATGGACCTGTATTTTGGTGCCTCGGCTACACTTCCCAACAGCACCCAGATCGCAAACACCTTAGTTAGAGCAGCTAAAAACAACACCCTCCCCTTCATGATCTTTACCTCACAGATCACAGTGAATGGAACGG TGATATCTTCAGGAGAAATCAGCAGCAAGATCAGCCTGTTCACGGCAGCCTTCATGGTGACCTTATCACTTCTGCTCACACGGTACagctaa